The following are from one region of the Nicotiana tabacum cultivar K326 chromosome 3, ASM71507v2, whole genome shotgun sequence genome:
- the LOC107832118 gene encoding uncharacterized protein LOC107832118: MADLVKQILTKPIQLADQVIKAADEASSFKQECTDLRSKTEKLVALLRQAARAGNDLYERPTRRIIDDTEQVLEKALALVLKCRAHGLVKRVFTIIPAAAFRKMASQLENSIGDVSWLLRVSASADERADDCLGLPPIAANEPILCLIWEQIAILYTGSVDDRSDAANSLVSLARDNDRYGKLIIEEGGVGPLLKLMKEGKTEGQENAARAIGLLGRDPESVEHMVHAGVCSVFAKILKEGPMKVQAVVAWAVSELAAHYPKCQDLFHQHNTIRLLVSHLAFETVQEHSKYAIVSKATSMHHAVVLASNNNGNAVNTVNKVVEDDDKNHIPHPLGNKKPNHMHSVVATAMQGQMKPPQQNPVNGSNQANQAKVNGNNSVKQNHVNHHTQHSLSSSGVSMGNKGRELEDPATKAYMKAMAARALWKLARGNSPICRSITESRALLCFAVLLEKGPEDVQYNSAMAVMEITAVAEVDADLRRSAFKPNSPACKAVVDQLLRIIEEADSDLLVPCVKAVGSLARTFRATETRMITPLVKLLDEREAEISKEAAIALSKFASSVNYLHLDHSKAIISAGGAKHLIQLVYFGEQIVQSPSLLLLCYIALHVPDSEELAQAEVLTVLEWASKQSYLIQDEEVESLLQEAKSRLELYQSRGSRGFH; encoded by the coding sequence ATGGCGGACCTAGTGAAGCAGATCTTGACAAAGCCGATCCAGTTAGCAGACCAGGTGATAAAGGCTGCCGATGAAGCAAGTTCGTTCAAGCAAGAATGTACTGATCTCAGGTCCAAAACTGAGAAACTTGTGGCCCTTCTCCGTCAGGCTGCACGCGCTGGCAACGACCTTTACGAACGGCCGACGCGGCGGATTATTGACGACACTGAACAAGTCCTTGAAAAGGCTTTAGCCCTTGTCCTAAAGTGCAGAGCCCACGGGCTTGTTAAGCGGGTTTTTACCATAATCCCTGCTGCAGCTTTCCGTAAAATGGCTTCCCAGTTGGAGAACTCTATTGGTGACGTGTCTTGGCTTCTCCGTGTCTCAGCTTCGGCTGATGAACGAGCAGATGATTGTTTGGGCCTTCCTCCTATTGCTGCTAACGAACCCATTTTATGTCTTATTTGGGAGCAGATCGCGATATTGTATACAGGTTCTGTTGATGACAGATCAGATGCAGCTAATTCACTTGTTTCTTTAGCCAGAGACAATGATCGGTATGGGAAGTTGATTATTGAAGAAGGTGGAGTTGGGCCATTGCTGAAATTGATGAAAGAAGGGAAAACGGAGGGTCAGGAGAATGCTGCTAGGGCAATTGGACTTCTTGGACGTGACCCAGAAAGCGTCGAACACATGGTACATGCTGGGGTTTGCTCAGTGTTTGCGAAAATCCTCAAAGAAGGTCCTATGAAGGTTCAAGCAGTGGTGGCTTGGGCAGTTTCTGAACTTGCTGCTCATTATCCCAAATGTCAAGATCTTTTTCACCAGCATAATACAATTCGATTGCTGGTTAGTCATCTTGCTTTTGAAACCGTTCAGGAGCATAGTAAGTATGCTATTGTAAGTAAAGCAACATCGATGCACCACGCTGTTGTCTTGGCTAGTAATAACAATGGTAATGCTGTTAATACTGTGAATAAGGTTGTTGAGGATGATGACAAGAATCATATTCCACATCCTCTGGGGAATAAGAAGCCTAACCACATGCACAGTGTCGTTGCTACGGCAATGCAGGGTCAAATGAAGCCGCCTCAGCAGAATCCGGTCAATGGTTCAAACCAGGCAAATCAGGCCAAGGTCAATGGAAATAATAGTGTGAAGCAAAATCATGTGAACCACCACACTCAACATAGTCTTTCTTCATCTGGTGTGAGTATGGGTAATAaagggagggaactagaggaccCTGCTACCAAGGCTTATATGAAGGCAATGGCTGCAAGAGCATTATGGAAACTTGCCAGGGGAAATTCGCCTATTTGTCGTAGTATCACTGAATCAAGAGCACTGCTTTGCTTTGCGGTACTCTTAGAGAAAGGACCTGAGGATGTTCAGTACAATTCAGCTATGGCAGTAATGGAAATCACAGCCGTGGCAGAAGTAGATGCTGACTTGAGAAGGTCAGCATTCAAGCCTAATTCCCCTGCCTGCAAAGCTGTTGTTGATCAATTGCTCAGAATCATTGAAGAAGCCGATTCAGATCTGCTTGTTCCATGCGTTAAAGCTGTCGGGAGTTTGGCTAGGACTTTTCGAGCTACTGAGACAAGGATGATTACCCCGTTAGTAAAGCTGCTCGATGAGCGAGAAGCAGAGATTTCTAAGGAAGCTGCCATTGCCCTATCGAAATTTGCTAGCTCGGTTAACTACCTTCACCTTGATCATTCCAAGGCAATCATAAGCGCTGGAGGTGCAAAACATTTGATCCAACTTGTTTACTTTGGTGAACAAATAGTTCAGAGTCCTTCATTGCTTTTGCTATGCTACATTGCATTGCACGTCCCTGATAGCGAAGAGCTTGCTCAAGCTGAGGTGCTTACTGTTCTTGAATGGGCATCAAAACAGTCATATTTGATTCAAGATGAAGAGGTGGAGTCTTTATTGCAGGAAGCTAAAAGCAGGCTGGAACTTTATCAATCTAGAGGATCAAGGGGATTCCATTGA